Proteins encoded by one window of Torulaspora delbrueckii CBS 1146 chromosome 2, complete genome:
- the URB1 gene encoding Urb1p (similar to Saccharomyces cerevisiae URB1 (YKL014C); ancestral locus Anc_2.653), whose amino-acid sequence MSFDKESKTVPFAEKKLTQSSNVDDAVLNNLSSLISSFNEEADSKNFQPLIQFFQKGYVSQVIQLWSYYAQVNNHPKFSKSTTLLVNTLRLLDSDHNIHEYGSVLINLILTGHVRVLYRGLNNIRASLTNPILRLMKEIVCFNSGQHVEEFTANFDFSLPSLVKILSVNKADIPVINEEVSKNPRLSIRIEFLNFWLTLIAFCAPLPRKQLMTDNSKIMSAWFKLMDKLDPPDLMIRALDLFKDKILGESSYKRMTKCKILNELALSRIYSFYHSGDKALVKKVNEFFLDYGCNKKTNIAFPDDAVWFSESPFSGTHKGAEIVINQRPFKVYNKLLFNVLKFFKPWEDDMQANTVVKILDHVPELVAPYCTFLTSHGSHDPKMTSYWFGSTMIFGRIIRLEIPQFMKQADTDVTPSIPLVMESILPSPLTKLALTKALQHDRLVIRQLVCHLIVFAFQKLESVLELFETKGWTSAKNTLRNAFYLGVPDLSVILSVMNQSYNTNKSNKILQLSVSTILKYYSAIFPNFFSIKLPSSNIFVDIMQSDNFSGIELALLNNFLQFQELSGLQTKWWSNSSQERSIFTSLLNVARTAPLALTEKICQLLEDMFRGNVAFNRLLCSPQRALVHSLQLISSEAEGKDLTKIWSFLDETIQRCMKTPYKYVDMAASHSRVSPFIMALFEQWKFVKEDTEFGLPARWFSLYLRTMIICGEPESGIKLGVKTYLPEVCENYIESYLTPSAKSAHSPEESTFRSNIRQSSFLELIILSPYSDLKRIIRHPISRLDAVGLVFRINSLVKDSSIKCDTMFKSVVEELISKLTNYAETDRSFDSINARVFESIIQYVVKAKDLDEIAAKSLFVAHLMAKINQKIRPQDEHFGSSVFVWLQNNKYLLQVSDEEDLIYISSLLSCLTAAQSIQMLEEDKGMNFHLIKQLLKVLLKSDDASIPFSVIELLLKEASEESLQLASYCITEKKIHDLRAEDLLQLVLKNDLYSKVMESYVNSAYFSVTHLLPILPQISGPKLSLIVAVAVNGNEDKQAQDFVRKVINESYSSLNKYEFETSQIALTLYQFSPELLSDQDKISLIDYLINDYSGKYTAAAVALLVGIGNFEDPDVLKWLNKLMLYINRSFSSSLPFNPELVSALEVLGQLPENVWQKVNQKLLHSQLEVILSGEQVTNIKVLQYVLHVCLSGCIGEIQHGKLIQCLFSNEKNALQKKDAESYIKFLTTSVVYVLYLGDPAHCSNDAVQEHLLRNYEATVSGKDRLILKMLELIESNTSQSWTDGIYTWEFLDSVEDDYESVEVISKQKEGLVVTLKRQTVINTAINYSLDRPEIPLITPSDVKGSWKAITSFYERVEGGISVSSSETYDPLFLLLSSIQNEELVKRSKSEDGAIQYAFNVKAFLSSNIFQVIICSLGGEAELQAVALVLIKGMLSSLQEKSHLKDLRVIEFLLSRIVYTFYQIESAQVDKVHHIAPCIWFAISQLSTELTQTGSQLHEKAFRWVLSNPLIRPNDMPLLQELLYPKANLAEQGLFYRQLGWVLNCLEHALKIEQDVEQMKRMGVLEWLSNLTNLPYINGKMRSSITAIFFKCQRIDNSGSSLITRVASISTSELQALSLDYKTTKAEQEILRNQMNMRHLQKSLILQQQELNVNEVLAGHLVLLASNKRLRDWTEDDSGNIRKRMTK is encoded by the coding sequence ATGAGTTTTGATAAAGAGTCCAAGACTGTTCCTTTTgctgagaagaagttgacTCAGAGCTCAAATGTCGATGACGCGGTACTAAATAACCTCTCGAGTCTCATCTCATCGTTTAATGAAGAGGCTGACTCTAAGAATTTTCAACCTTtgattcaattctttcagAAAGGTTATGTTTCGCAAGTAATACAGTTGTGGTCTTACTATGCACAGGTGAACAATCATCCAAAATTCTCGAAATCGACTACATTATTGGTGAATACTTTGAGACTACTCGATAGCGATCATAACATTCATGAATATGGGAGTGTTTTGATCAATCTTATTTTGACTGGGCATGTCAGAGTACTGTACCGAGGACTGAATAATATCCGTGCTTCTCTCACTAATCCGATCCTGCGATTgatgaaagagattgtcTGTTTCAATTCTGGTCAACACGTTGAAGAGTTTACAGCTAATTTCGACTTCAGCCTTCCAAGTTTAGTCAAAATCCTCAGTGTAAATAAGGCAGATATTCCTGTGATCAACGAAGAAGTGAGTAAAAATCCCAGGTTATCAATAAGAATTGAATTCCTAAACTTTTGGCTAACATTGATTGCATTTTGCGCACCTCTGCCGAGGAAACAACTCATGACGGACAATTCAAAGATAATGAGTGCATGGTTCAAGCTAATGGACAAGTTGGACCCGCCGGATTTAATGATACGCGCCCTggatttgttcaaagacAAGATCTTGGGCGAAAGCTCCTACAAGAGAATGACAAAATGTAAAATTCTCAATGAGCTTGCCTTATCAAGAATATATTCGTTCTATCATTCAGGAGACAAAGCTTTGGTGAAGAAGgtcaatgaatttttcttggATTATGGTTGTAATAAGAAGACGAATATTGCATTCCCCGATGACGCTGTATGGTTTTCAGAGTCACCATTTAGCGGAACTCACAAAGGTGCCGAAATTGTAATCAATCAAAGGCCATTTAAAGTCTATAACAAACTTTTGTTCAATGTGcttaaatttttcaaaccatGGGAGGACGATATGCAAGCAAACACTGTTGTTAAGATACTAGACCATGTACCAGAGCTTGTGGCTCCCTACTGCACTTTTCTGACTTCTCATGGATCTCATGATCCCAAAATGACATCTTATTGGTTTGGTTCTACTATgatctttggaagaatcaTCCGTCTAGAAATTCCTCAATTCATGAAACAAGCAGATACTGACGTCACGCCATCGATCCCATTGGTAATGGAAAGTATACTACCTTCTCCCTTGACGAAATTAGCGTTGACTAAAGCATTACAGCATGATAGGCTTGTCATTAGACAGCTAGTTTGTCATCTGATCGTATTCGCATTTCAGAAATTAGAATCCGTTTTGGAGCTGTTTGAAACAAAAGGATGGACTTCAGCCAAAAACACATTGAGAAACGCCTTCTATCTCGGTGTACCGGATTTGTCAGTAATACTCTCAGTGATGAACCAATCCTACAACACCAATAAATCGAACAAAATTTTGCAGCTATCCGTATCAACAATACTGAAGTACTACAGCGCAATATTTCCTAACTTTTTCAGTATAAAGTTGCCCTCTTCCAATATCTTTGTTGATATAATGCAAAGCGATAACTTTTCCGGTATAGAATTGGCCCTACTTAATAACTTTCTCCAGTTCCAAGAGCTAAGCGGCCTGCAAACCAAATGGTGGAGCAATTCTTCCCAAGAGCGATCCATATTCACTTCTCTTCTAAACGTCGCAAGAACAGCTCCTCTTGCTCTCACTGAGAAGATATGCCAGCTGCTAGAAGATATGTTCCGCGGCAACGTGGCTTTCAACAGACTTTTATGCTCTCCTCAAAGGGCGCTAGTTCATAGTTTACAGTTAATCTCGAGTGAGGCCGAAGGAAAAGACTTAACGAAGATTTGgagctttcttgatgagaCGATACAACGCTGCATGAAGACCCCCTACAAGTACGTCGACATGGCCGCAAGCCATAGTCGCGTGTCCCCGTTTATCATGGCTCTTTTCGAACAGTGGAAGTTCGTCAAGGAAGATACCGAATTTGGACTTCCTGCCAGGTGGTTTAGTCTGTATTTGAGAACTATGATAATATGCGGAGAGCCAGAGTCTGGGATTAAATTGGGAGTTAAAACTTACTTACCTGAGGTATGTGAGAACTACATCGAAAGCTACCTTACACCTTCCGCTAAATCTGCTCATTCACCGGAAGAGAGTACTTTCCGCTCAAATATCAGGCAATCTTCCTTTTTGGAGCTAATCATACTCTCTCCTTATTCTGATTTAAAGAGAATCATTAGGCATCCGATATCCCGACTTGACGCAGTTGGTCTTGTTTTCCGCATCAACTCCCTGGTTAAAGACTCATCGATTAAATGCGATACTATGTTCAAAAGCGTCGTGGAGGAATTAATAAGTAAGCTGACGAATTACGCTGAGACGGACCGCTCTTTCGATTCAATCAATGCTAGAGTTTTTGAGTCGATTATTCAATACGTTGTGAAAGCAAAGGACCTAGATGAGATTGCGGCAAAGAGTTTGTTCGTCGCACATTTAATGGCTAAAATCAATCAAAAGATTAGACCACAGGATGAACACTTCGGCTCCTCAGTTTTTGTTTGGCTGCAGAATAATAAGTATTTGTTACAAGTTTCCGACGAGGAAGACCTGATTTacatttcttctctccTTTCCTGTCTAACTGCAGCTCAATCCATCCAAatgcttgaagaagacaaaggGATGAACTTTCACTTGATCAAACAGTTATTAAAGGTGTTATTGAAATCTGATGACGCTTCCATACCGTTTTCGGTCATCGAATTactgttgaaagaagcttCTGAGGAGTCTCTACAATTGGCATCATATTGCAtaactgaaaaaaaaatacatGACTTAAGAGCGGAAGatctccttcaattggtGCTGAAGAACGACCTCTACTCGAAGGTCATGGAATCATACGTTAATTCGGCTTATTTCTCAGTCACCCACCTGTTGCCAATTTTGCCGCAAATTAGCGGACCAAAACTATCACTCATAGTAGCGGTAGCTGTGAATGGCAATGAGGACAAGCAAGCTCAAGATTTTGTTAGAAAAGTCATCAATGAAAGTTATTCATCGTTGAACAAATATGAATTTGAGACCTCACAGATCGCTTTGACGCTTTATCAATTTTCTCCTGAATTACTATCAGACCAAGACAAGATATCTCTCATTGACTATTTGATTAACGACTATAGTGGTAAGTACACTGCCGCAGCTGTTGCTTTATTGGTTGGAATTGGTAATTTCGAAGATCCAGACGTGTTAAAGTGGCTGAACAAACTGATGCTCTATATTAACAGAAGCTTCTCTTCGTCCTTACCCTTCAACCCAGAACTGGTGAGTGCGCTTGAGGTTTTGGGTCAACTACCTGAAAATGTATGGCAGAAAGTCAATCAAAAACTTCTCCACTCTCAATTGGAGGTTATCCTTTCTGGAGAGCAAGTGACTAATATAAAAGTCTTACAATACGTCTTGCATGTTTGTTTATCAGGCTGCATAGGCGAAATTCAACATGGTAAATTGATACAGTGCTTGTTTAgcaatgaaaaaaatgcaCTACAAAAGAAAGATGCTGAGAGCTACATCAAATTTCTAACTACCTCGGTTGTTTATGTCCTTTACCTCGGAGATCCAGCCCACTGTAGTAACGACGCTGTCCAAGAGCACCTTCTTAGAAACTATGAAGCAACCGTCTCGGGTAAAGACAGATTAATTCTTAAGATGTTAGAACTCATTGAGAGTAACACGTCTCAATCCTGGACAGACGGTATCTATACGTGGGAATTTCTCGACTCAGTAGAGGATGATTATGAAAGCGTGGAAGTGATAAGCAAGCAAAAGGAGGGCCTTGTGGTTACTCTGAAGAGACAAACTGTCATTAACACCGCAATAAATTATTCGCTAGACAGACCAGAAATTCCCCTTATAACACCTTCTGATGTGAAAGGCTCCTGGAAGGCAATAACGTCATTCTATGAGCGAGTGGAGGGAGGAATCTCTGTATCTTCGAGTGAGACATACGATCCGTTGTTTTTGCTCCTGTCGAGTATCCAAAATGAGGAACTTGTTAAGCGCTCTAAATCTGAGGATGGCGCTATACAATACGCTTTCAATGTTAAAGCTTTTCTGTCTTCTAATATTTTCCAGGTCATAATTTGCTCTTTGGGTGGAGAAGCAGAGTTACAAGCAGTGGCATTGGTGCTCATAAAAGGAATGCTTTCTTCACTGCAGGAGAAAAGTCACCTGAAAGATTTACGTGTTATCGAATTCCTGTTGAGTAGGATAGTTTACACGTTCTATCAGATAGAGTCCGCTCAAGTGGACAAGGTGCACCACATTGCTCCATGTATCTGGTTCGCTATCTCTCAACTGAGTACAGAGCTGACGCAAACAGGTTCACAACTGCATGAAAAGGCCTTTCGTTGGGTTTTGAGTAATCCGTTAATTCGTCCAAATGATATGCCGCTGCTACAGGAACTACTTTATCCTAAGGCAAACCTCGCAGAACAAGGTCTATTTTACAGGCAATTAGGATGGGTACTCAATTGTTTGGAACATGCCCTGAAAATTGAGCAAGATGTGGAACAAATGAAACGGATGGGTGTCTTAGAGTGGTTGTCGAACTTGACCAACTTACCATATATCAATGGAAAGATGCGTTCTTCCATTACTgcaattttcttcaaatgtcAAAGAATAGACAATAGTGGATCTAGTCTAATAACGAGAGTGGCATCCATCAGTACTTCGGAGTTACAGGCGCTCTCGCTGGATTATAAAACAACCAAGGCAGAACAGGAGATTCTTCGGAATCAAATGAACATGAGGCACCTTCAAAAATCACTCATTCtgcaacaacaagaacTGAACGTGAATGAGGTATTGGCTGGCCATTTGGTACTTTTGGCCTCCAACAAGAGGCTCAGAGACTGgactgaagatgatagcGGAAATATCAGAAAAAGAATGACCAAATAA
- the PUT3 gene encoding Put3p (similar to Saccharomyces cerevisiae PUT3 (YKL015W); ancestral locus Anc_2.654): MGCGSEGSDVKGGSALKNRLKELGSSDVHRSKSVDDVGYAVAENGAYEVYDNDEMLTSEMSGSSSSKRRKRSTLACVRCRRRHVKCPGGQPCAKCASANIACEYLEPNKKLIVSMKYLQDLQESLANMKRENVRLQSLVTSLQSNYESDVEAKEADSGPSSRVLSSMDLDDTRDTQFNKNTADVCVNNETASQTIGTSEDDEDIVPTFARGRLVESRTGQRYFVGPSSMTLFGLEIQSLISKYLSKKIPNHVTTGNLPLPPKEFDEPVNEVLQEEGNAYKIVLSKNEDNVDISVNFTLPSYSYAMFLVDTFITYNDGCFYFFNEGLVKHGLKIAYEGKTLYDDHTLQTIWFCKVLLIFAIGEMYLGTSNNVNGNKISFKDTAKLPGSGFFEDASQIFSCLFSSGKIESVTKEGAIEVLLLYAFYLQVADCTVASYFYFGQALRACLILGLHVDAQRDQLTRFELEHRRRLWWSVYMFERMLSSKAGLPLSFADNTISTELPDDFDMSNPPAGSEHYIFPEAEYIINCVKIVQINAQILNKLYQKQPTSNILPALKNIVKQLLEWRNNLSGFLQIDFTSKDLKISRLCTNMFTEYFQGLNLAIRPLLFHFASIQLKRFKQSETYINLQHYSPAISALLNCSLQASVNTIRSLWALMDQNMVALFGYMDREYLFTSCCTLVLFNATFGIHEQTYEHLDHALDILTKMRNLGNNPACLRRTQLLTLMANFDFHGIMKDLITKHNDSLKPDSQFDVHDYKNVNVVSHTSTDMTTLSDVINATLTESFQTNLTKNETRIAEENNNQLDPMDFVDNGDLQKLLDKMNKVSRLDSKLWKDVSDQAMWLGSATDLPGVAGNDMDNGEFLRRTP, translated from the coding sequence ATGGGTTGCGGTTCCGAAGGATCAGATGTCAAAGGTGGTTCTGCACTCAAGAACCGCTTGAAGGAGCTTGGAAGCTCTGACGTGCACCGCAGCAAGTCCGTAGATGATGTTGGATACGCTGTGGCTGAAAATGGTGCGTATGAAGTTTACGATAATGATGAGATGTTGACTAGTGAAATGAGCGGGTCATCGTCCTCTAAAAGACGCAAAAGATCGACATTGGCATGTGTAAGATGTCGCAGACGGCATGTAAAGTGCCCTGGAGGTCAGCCGTGTGCCAAATGTGCTTCTGCAAACATAGCATGTGAGTATTTGGAGCCTAATAAGAAGCTAATAGTATCGATGAAATATCTACAGGATCTACAGGAAAGCTTGGCCAACATGAAACGAGAGAATGTGAGATTGCAATCATTAGTAACTAGTTTACAGTCCAACTACGAGTCCGATGTTGAGGCCAAAGAGGCGGATTCTGGGCCTAGTAGCAGAGTTTTGTCATCAATGGATTTGGATGACACAAGAGATACGCAGTTCAATAAGAATACTGCAGATGTTTGTGTTAATAACGAAACTGCGTCACAGACAATTGGAACATCggaagatgacgaagataTTGTTCCAACATTTGCTCGCGGTAGGCTCGTTGAATCGAGGACTGGTCAAAGATACTTTGTTGGACCCTCTTCTATGACTTTATTCGGTCTGGAGATTCAATCGCTGatatcaaaatatttgtcaaagaagataccCAATCATGTTACCACGGGAAATCTGCCGCTGCCGCCCAAAGAATTCGACGAGCCTGTCAACGAGGtcttacaagaagaaggaaatgcATACAAAATTGTTTTGTCCAAAAACGAAGACAATGTTGATATCTCTGTGAATTTCACTCTTCCGTCGTATTCCTATGCCATGTTTCTGGTTGATACCTTCATTACATATAATGATGGCTGCTtctatttcttcaacgaggGTTTGGTCAAACACGGTCTCAAGATTGCGTATGAAGGCAAAACACTCTATGACGACCATACTTTGCAAACGATTTGGTTTTGTAAGGTTTTGCTTATCTTCGCCATTGGCGAAATGTATTTGGGGACATCAAATAACGTAAATGGCAACAAGATCTCATTTAAAGATACAGCTAAATTACCAGGCTCAGGTTTCTTCGAAGACGCTTCGCAGATCTTCAGTTGTCTTTTCTCAAGCGGTAAGATTGAGAGTGTTACAAAGGAGGGTGCTATCGAAGTATTGTTACTTTATGCCTTTTACCTACAAGTGGCAGATTGTACAGTGGCATCATATTTCTATTTTGGTCAAGCTCTTCGAGCTTGTCTGATCCTCGGTTTACATGTCGACGCACAAAGGGACCAGTTGACGCGATTCGAGCTGGAGCATCGTCGTCGTTTATGGTGGTCTGTGTATATGTTTGAAAGAATGCTCAGTAGCAAAGCTGGTCTCCCGTTGAGTTTCGCTGACAATACGATTTCAACTGAGTTGCcagatgattttgatatGTCCAATCCACCAGCAGGAAGCGAGCATTATATTTTCCCTGAGGCTGAGTATATTATTAACTGTGTCAAAATAGTTCAGATCAATGCACAAATACTCAATAAACTCTATCAGAAGCAACCAACGTCTAATATCCTTCCCGCTTTAAAAAACATTGTGAAGCAGCTGTTGGAGTGGAGAAATAACCTTTCAGGTTTCTTACAAATTGATTTTACCAGTAaagatttaaagatttCTCGCCTGTGTACGAACATGTTCACGGAGTATTTTCAGGGTTTGAACCTGGCAATAAGGCCACTACTATTCCATTTCGCCTCCATTCAATTGAAGCGATTCAAGCAAAGCGAGACTTATATCAACTTGCAGCATTACTCTCCTGCCATATCCGCCCTGTTGAACTGCTCACTTCAAGCATCCGTGAACACAATACGCTCGCTATGGGCTCTGATGGACCAGAATATGGTCGCACTCTTTGGTTACATGGATAGAGAGTATCTTTTTACCTCATGTTGCACTTTGGTTCTCTTTAATGCTACCTTCGGCATTCATGAGCAAACATATGAGCACTTGGATCATGCGCTGGATATACTCACGAAAATGAGAAACCTTGGTAATAATCCAGCATGTCTACGGAGGACACAGCTTCTCACCTTGATGGCCAACTTTGATTTTCATGGAATTATGAAGGATCTCATAACTAAGCATAATGATTCGCTCAAACCGGATTCGCAATTCGATGTTCATGATTACAAGAATGTGAACGTCGTGTCACATACTAGCACTGACATGACAACCCTTTCGGATGTTATCAATGCTACGCTGACCGAATCGTTCCAAACAAACCTTACAAAAAATGAAACTCGAATCGCTGAGGAAAATAATAACCAGTTAGATCCAATGGACTTTGTGGATAACGGTGATTTACAGAAGTTGCTCGATAAAATGAATAAAGTAAGTCGATTGGATAGTAAGCTATGGAAGGACGTGTCTGATCAAGCGATGTGGCTAGGTAGCGCGACGGATCTTCCTGGGGTAGCGGGAAATGACATGGACAATGGCGAATTCTTGAGAAGAACTCCTTGA
- the ATP7 gene encoding F1F0 ATP synthase subunit d (similar to Saccharomyces cerevisiae ATP7 (YKL016C); ancestral locus Anc_2.655) — protein MSLANAASGKLNWAKVIATLKLSGKTATQLTAFKKRNDEARRQLFELKAQETSVNFEHYRSVLKNSAVVDKIEQSFSSYKPVTLDASKQLSTIEAFESQALANAKETEQLVANELSALQETLKNIESARPFDQLTVDELVKARPEIDAKVEEMVKKGKWEVPGYKEKFGDLTVM, from the coding sequence ATGTCTTTGGCTAATGCTGCATCTGGGAAATTGAACTGGGCAAAGGTTATTGCCACTTTGAAGTTGTCTGGTAAGACTGCTACCCAATTGACCgcattcaagaagagaaacGATGAGGCTAGGAGACAGTTATTCGAGTTGAAGgctcaagaaacttctgTGAATTTTGAACATTACCGTTcggtgttgaagaacagtGCTGTGGTTGACAAGATTGAacaatctttctcttcttacAAACCTGTAACCTTGGACGCCTCTAAGCAGCTATCTACTATTGAAGCTTTCGAATCGCAAGCTTTGGCTAACGCTAAGGAGACTGAGCAATTGGTTGCTAATGAATTAAGTGCTCTACaggaaactttgaagaacattGAGTCTGCTAGACCATTTGACCAATTGACCGTTGATGAATTGGTCAAGGCTAGACCAGAGATCGATGCTAAGGTTGAGGAGATGGTCAAGAAGGGTAAATGGGAAGTTCCAGGCTACAAGGAGAAGTTTGGCGATCTGACCGTTATGTAG